A segment of the Deltaproteobacteria bacterium genome:
CTGCTGTGCTCGGTTCCGGTGGATCGAGGATCACGTCCTCCCCGGCGATGCCGGGTCTACGGCGACGCGCTCGTCGTCGCCGCGGGCGACGGGCTCATCCGGACCAGTTCCGGGCTGAGCGCGACATTGGCGCTCCGGATCTCGTCGCGAATGCGTTTGCCGAGGCCGGCCTGGGTCAGCACCCGCTCGAGTCGCGGCAGGAATTTCTCCGTCGTTGGGGAGGAGTAGGGCGACGTTCGGGAACGGGGCGCAGGTCCGATAATCGGCGGTTACGTCAACTCGGCGGCTAATACCGACCGACCGACGTATCGGATCGACGTCACCGAAAGTCTCGAAGTCCCGACTTTTCGAATGGACAACCTGGCTTACGTGGTGCGACCGTGCCGCCACTCTCGTCGAGAGCGGCGTCCCGTCCGTCGCGAATCAGCATGCGACGATTGTCAGGTCGTGGCCAATCCGAATCAGGCGGACGGAGATGGGGACGGCGTTGGAGACGTGTGCGATGCGTGTCCTGACGCCGATGCTGACGGAATCTGCGACGTGGCCGACAACTGTCCTTCCGACCACAACGTCGATCAGGCGGACGGTGACGGTGTCGGGGACGAGTGCGACAACTGCCCGACGGACGCGAACGCCGACCAGGCCGATGCCGACGAAGACGGTCGAGGAACCGCCTGTGATCCGTGCGCAGACGTAGGCGACGAGGACGAGGACGAGATTTGCGACGACGTCGGCAACTGCTCCTGCATATTCAACGACGATCAAGCCGGAACCAAGGAGCATGCGATGAGGGCGGTCGCCGAGCGTTTCCGCGACCGCGGGATACGGCGCCTCGGTCTCGGCGATCTCGCCGGGGGGCTCGGCCCGCCACGGGTCCGCATCCGACAGCGGGCGCTGGGCGAGCGGGACGCCGTTCAACACGACGCCTTGGGCCGTCAGCATCGGCGTGACGGCTGCGGTCGCCGCTGCGGCGATGATGGCATCGGGGGCTGGAAGCATTTGCGGTAGCTTGAGGCGAGATGTAAGGCCTGATATGCTTACCTCAATGCCACGACATGCGACCGTCGTCCGCCTGAGCTCGAAGGGTCAACTGGTCATTCCGGCGTCCCTGCGTCGCAAGCTCGGCTTCAAGACCGGCCAAGCGCTCGCCGTTCGCACCGGTACCGATCGTGAGATCGTCCTCAGTCCCGCGGCGGAGGATTCGCGGGGTTTCGAGGCCATGCT
Coding sequences within it:
- a CDS encoding AbrB/MazE/SpoVT family DNA-binding domain-containing protein is translated as MPRHATVVRLSSKGQLVIPASLRRKLGFKTGQALAVRTGTDREIVLSPAAEDSRGFEAMLEQARSWAAARRRDLVAELHDRRRRERARETGSR
- a CDS encoding thrombospondin type 3 repeat-containing protein yields the protein MDNLAYVVRPCRHSRRERRPVRRESACDDCQVVANPNQADGDGDGVGDVCDACPDADADGICDVADNCPSDHNVDQADGDGVGDECDNCPTDANADQADADEDGRGTACDPCADVGDEDEDEICDDVGNCSCIFNDDQAGTKEHAMRAVAERFRDRGIRRLGLGDLAGGLGPPRVRIRQRALGERDAVQHDALGRQHRRDGCGRRCGDDGIGGWKHLR